In the genome of Phlebotomus papatasi isolate M1 chromosome 2, Ppap_2.1, whole genome shotgun sequence, one region contains:
- the LOC129801967 gene encoding uncharacterized protein LOC129801967 gives MSKRVQLVQKKLVVLKKVYELKSTLFASLKESNVTKTDKEEGWKEVLRVAQSVGLVNYTKNWTFVRDSLYSVWKSRTLSKRENVKGGSKQKFDAVDDMIMKIIEVDPLSVGKVEDVADVESVAEYDVPETSMPTETPSRKRKARESDEHEYDIEEKILNVELMRVKIYKARLKCLALERNLGVPLSEITKPLLEDPNNADDTKLFLLK, from the exons atgagcaagAGAGTACAACTTGTGCAGAAGAAGTTGGTGGTTTTGAAAAAAGTATATGAACTCAAGTCGACACTTTTTGCTTCACTTAAAGAAAGTAATGTAACTAAAACCGATAAGGAGGAGGGTTGGAAGGAAGTTTTGCGAGTAGCTCAGTCAGTTGGATTGGTTAATTATACGAAAAACTGGACTTTCGTCAGAGATAGTTTGTACTCTGTTTGGAAAAGTCGAACTTTG agtAAAAGAGAAAACGTAAAAGGAGGATCAAAACAGAAGTTTGATGCTGTAGATGATATGATCATGAAAATAATTGAAGTGGATCCTTTGTCTGTGGGCAAAGTGGAAGATGTGGCTGATGTTGAGTCAGTTGCTGAGTATGATGTGCCAGAAACTTCAATGCCAACAGAAACTCCTAGCAGAAAAAGGAAAGCCCGAGAAAGTGATGAACACGAATATGACATAGAAGAAAAGATTCTCAATGTGGAATTGATGAGAGTGAAGATTTACAAAGCTAGGCTTAAGTGCCTAGCTTTGGAGAGAAATCTTGGAGTACCTCTTTCAGAAATTACAAAACCATTGCTTGAAGATCCAAATAATGCAGATGACACAAAATTGTTCTTATTGAAGTAA